The region ATGGTGGTTATTGTAGTGATCTTATTGCTAACTATCACTGCAACTGTGCTCCTGGATACACAGGAAAGAGATGTGATGTTGGTAAGAATAAGTGTATTATGAATTTACAATAACTTTATCATTATCCATTTATTAATCTGTGGTTATTATCGATGTCACTGGTAAACAACACGttccacgcacacacacacacacacacacacgcgcgcacacacgcacacacgcgcgcgcacacgcacgcacgcacacacacacgcgcgcacacacacacacacacacacacacacacacacacacgaacgcacgcacacgcgcacacacacacacacacacacacacacacacacactcacacacaacacacacacacacacacacacacacacacacacacacacacacaacacacacgcacacgcacgcacacacacacacgcacacacacacgcacgcacgcacacgcgcgcacacacacacacactcacactcacactcacacacacacacactcacacacaacacacacacacacacacacacacacacacacacacacacaacacaacacacacacacacacacacacacacacacacgcacacacacacacgcacacgcacacacacacacacacactcacactcactcacacacacacacacacacacacacacacacacacacacacacacacacacacacaaacacaacacacacacacacacacacaagcacgcacgcacacgcacacacacacacacacacacacacacacacacacacacacacacacacaccaagagctcAATGTATTGCCATATATCTGTGTGTAcacacgaacctcaaatttctcctcctcACGACCACAATTCTACGAACTACTTCAAAAAATAGTTTTCGTGCCCGACTACTAGGAACGAtttgtgcaagtgaccaaacggcgacgaaaaaggTTTATAGAGTTCTGTCGCCCTATTCTTTTCTATTATATTAGCTAGGAAAtttgtgtacttgacaaccaagaaacaccttcagaagCTGAATGTCACCTatagctacagtacagtcatgCAACTACAGTATTCATACGTCCCGTAGTACAGTATGATCATccttactacactgtgctgtatcTACTAACAGTAACACTGTAGATaatcaatgtttgccgatatcaattctCTATaccacatatatatatatatatatatatatatatatatatatatatatatcctatGGTTAGAGATAGGAGAGTGTTTATCCACCCCATGTCAAAATAATGCCACTTGTCAGGACAACATTGGGCAGTTCAAATGTTTGTGTCCAACTGGATTCACAGACActttatgtcaaacaagtaaAACACACTTTAATTAgattttcaaaatttattgataataGAACATTAATGATTGTCAACAGATATCGATGATTGTGTCAAAGTGCAGTGTCTCAATGGTGGTTATTGTAGTGATCTCATTGCTGACTATCACTGCAACTGTGCTCCTGGATACACAGGAAAGCGATGTGATGTTGGTAAGAATTAAGTGTATTGTGCCTTTACAATAACTTTTATCATTATCCATTAATCTGTGATTATTATCGATGTCACTGGTAAACAcgttccacacacacacacacacacacacacacacacacacacacacacacacacacacacacacacacacacacacacacacacacacacacacacacacacacagacacaccaagaGCTCAATGGCCGCGGATTGCCATTTatctgtgtgtacacacaaacctcaaatttctcctcctcACGACCACGATTCTACAAACTACTTCAAAAAtagtttccgtgtccgactgcTAGGAACGAtttgtgcaagtgaccaaaagGCGACGAAAAAGCCTCATGGAGTTCCGTCGCTCTATCCTTTTCTATTATATTACCTAGGGAatttgtgtgtacttgacagcCAAGAAACACGTACCTTTAGAAGCTGAATGCCATCTacagctacagtacagtcaactACAGTGTTCATACGTCCCGTACTGCAGTATGATCATccttactacactgtgctgttTCTACTAACAGTAACACTGTAGATAATCAATGTTTGCTGGTATCAATTATATCCTAGGGATAGAGGTAGAATGTTTATCCAACCCATGTCAGAATAATGGAAATTGTATCGAGCTCATTAACAAATGCAGTTGTGATTGTCTTCCTGGATACAGAGGACCTCAGTGTCAATTAGGTAATTACATTGGCACCAATGCTCAAGTTGCTAGTTTACAGTCAAATTTATTGTCTATTGCAGGTATTGATGAATGCATGTCACATCCATGCCGgtgtatatacatatgtacatgtatgctagatgaattttaaaaactttttctctgaagaaaaagaaatagatgtagggattgtataaaaagtaacagaaacaagatctatatatgaaccaaagccagacatcattagtgaatccttccaacccactaaatgtaaaatgtagggaatgtggcgTTGcatggaaggattcactaatgatgtctggctttggttcatattaggtatctatagatcttgtttgtTACtctttatacaatccctacatcttttcttttttcagagaaaaagtttttaattATATAAGTGCGTGTCTGCCTGTGGCCTGTCGGTCACGTGATGGTATACCATGGTATCATAAAGCACTGTGCACGAATATGGATTCTAAGTTTTTAGTGCCTATGCAGTTGAATATGCAATGGAAtggcagttggaatagaacttggtttagtatagtcaaagccaaaggtTATCGCACACAGGATATgcgttgcaaatgttgggttcccATAGAAATTGTTATGTGTACGTAATCATTTGTCATTTTTACTCTTGTCTGTGCTGTAGgtcgcaaacaatttcagactagacctgACAATGGCAATCATGATCAAAATACAGTTCTGGTGATAAACTCTTTCCTAAACGTTTGGcctttgtccattgtctctggttgctaTGGACAAGCAATTTCAAATACTGCTTGCTCCGTGATTGTCCCAAACTGTGCAATAGCGTTGATGGTGGTtgttggatcaaatctgctcgaaaacacaaatttttagCATTCATTTTGGTTTCTTTAATCatcaaaagaatagagtttgggtaattctaaagcgttttCTTAGTTTTACAGCTGTACctaacgtacaaaaagagatatccgtggaggagaagaagaaagaagaagaggaaCAAAATTGGTGCATGCATGGCCGGGCCTGGTTTctataaaacaaacaataggATATAGCACACAATGTACAAACATTTtatttctttgattttgagaaattttagtcttcatttattATGTTTTCTAAGCACGCAAAAAGACGACCATGCCCCACAATGCTTCATAACCCtgtacatacagggtactacatataccgtaccctgtgatattgattaattaatgtgcttATCTTTTCATGTGCTACAAACGTAATCGTgtaaacatatacatacatacatacataaatttttaataaataaataatttaattacttgAGTGACTTTGCTCAAGCAAGAATCTGGATATGAAATTAGAGTGGCAAGTGATATGTGGTGATTGTTTCTACAATGAAAATCCAATATTTTGAAATTGTGTATAGTCAGTGGCTACCACAACAGCATATCGATCATGATGAACTTTTATGTGACTTAGTGACATTAGACAAGGAGACTTCTACAGGGTTGTCAGTAGCAATTATAGCTGCAGTTAGTACATTGTCTGGGGTCATTATCATTCTGATCGTGGCAGCTACTTTCTGTTTATATCAATGGAAATGCTCAGAAAGgtattatgtttgtttgtaaattgttagaatgtttgtttttattcaGCTTATATCATGACATTTTCAGAACTGTTGATGCTTCGGCAAGGTCCAACGCAACTAGAATGGATGAACTGAGACAAACATATTTTGATAGGATGTATGAGACAGCGGCTAACACTGACGATTACACTGATATGACGTCTGGGACAGTGAATGAAGCATATGGTGTGGTAGTTGATCAGAACTAAAGACAACGGATGCTTACaaactgtacagtgtatgaTATAGCTAGCTGCTCAGTCCTAATcgtgtgcgcatgcatgctCAGTCATTCTAACTTAAGAACTATAATATACTTAGTGTGGCGTAAGTGATTGTATTGGTTGGTTAACTATATTTTATACTGTGAAATACATTGTCCTGGAAACTTCATTCATCCAATTTTAATTGGCTGTACACAGGtttgggaggtcgaggctacaTTCCTTGAAATGCAGAACACACGCAGTCTTGCCATGTTGTAATTATCATTACCTTATCATTAGCATGTGCTGTGAAAAGCAACAATGGGTGGGAAAGTGGACAGTAaggcaatgtgtgtgtgtgtgtgtgtgtgtgtgtgcgtgagagagagagagagagggagggagggagggagggagggagggagggagggagggagggagggagggagggagggagagagggagggagggagggagggagggagagagggagagagggagggagggggagggagggagggaggggggaggagggagggagggagggagggagggagggagggagggagggagggagggagggagggagggagggagggagggagggagggagggagggagggagggagggagggagggagggagggagggagggagggagggagggagggagggagggagggagggagggagggagggagggagggagggagggagggagggagggagggagggagggagggagggagggagggagggagggagggagggagggagggagggagggagggagggagggagggagggagggagggagggagggagggagggagggagggagggagggagggagggagggagggagggagagagagagagattcCTTGAAATGCAGAACACATGCAGTCTTGCCATGTTGTAATTATCATTACCTTATCATTAGCTGTGCTGTGAGAGCAACAATGGGTGGGAAAGTGGACAGTAAAGCAATGAGAGAGAGGGAGAAGGAGAGGGAGAGAAAGCGGgtggacaaacatgtagacatacAACTCGGTCAGACTTTGTACTAAATTATAAGCCAACCTAGTTGCATGACTCGGTACTCATTTCATTATAAATCTGTATACATACTTATCTCTACAAATTAAAGTAACGCTAACTACTTGGTTTCCTTTTCGATTGTGGCCGAGCTTCCTTTCCGGCATATTCACGCCAATACTTCACATCGGGATTTAACGCTTCAGGCAAATCTCTAAATAAATCCTCGCTCGTGAGTTCAATAAACCGGTCCACACAAGTTTGAGGAATCACAGAATTTTGATTAAGAGCAACAGCGACGCAATGATTGTCATCAATATAAGACTCTTCGAACATCCAGTCTGGCTGTAAATTTCCATCCTTAAACAATTGTGTCGTACACACGACGTCGGCTCCTCTGTTTGACTCTTTAGTGTGGAATTCAAGCCGCTGGAGATCTATTCCTAGTCCTACACCTATGGCTTTGACGTAGCTCTCTTTGAGACACCAGAACCGATAGAAAACATGCATCTTGTCCCATTCGTCTGTTGGTCGTCGAATGACCTGCCACTCTGATTCAGTGAACTGACGACGCATTGTGTGGAAGTAATCGGGCACGGTTGTCCTGCTTGGCCATTCTATCCTCATCACATCTACACCAATGTCGACATCCGGATGAGAAAAATCACCCGCCAAAACGACCAAGTCCCCGGAATGTGACACGTTGAAAGCCCGGATGTGGTTGGAATCTCCGATTTGAAGGTAAGGTTTTCCTGCGTCGGTTCGTTTCGGGTGCTGACTTTGATGTGGGATGTTGCAGATATCCCGAGCAGCTTTTCTGATCAATAGCCTGCCTGATAGGCTAGATTTCGCATCTTTTTGGTACTTGAATTTCCCGATTCTTTGTTTTTCCTCGGGAATAAGTATATCTGCAGCTTTAGTCCACTCTCTCTCATTTGGAATCCAAGACCCACAGCGGAAGTACCAACGTGCTTTGaacattatccgggatatcgAAGTAAGTCCGGGCTTTTAACCGTTTGGCTACCCGAGACTGTACAGTAGCACGCGGTCCGAGCAAACGTGTAAGTATTCTATTCAAAATTACTGTTAGCTTTTATCCTAATTAGCACTCTGATGTCCCACCTTTAGACCATTGAACGTTCAAACG is a window of Corticium candelabrum chromosome 20, ooCorCand1.1, whole genome shotgun sequence DNA encoding:
- the LOC134195653 gene encoding L-aminoadipate-semialdehyde dehydrogenase-phosphopantetheinyl transferase-like, with protein sequence MFKARWYFRCGSWIPNEREWTKAADILIPEEKQRIGKFKYQKDAKSSLSGRLLIRKAARDICNIPHQSQHPKRTDAGKPYLQIGDSNHIRAFNVSHSGDLVVLAGDFSHPDVDIGVDVMRIEWPSRTTVPDYFHTMRRQFTESEWQVIRRPTDEWDKMHVFYRFWCLKESYVKAIGVGLGIDLQRLEFHTKESNRGADVVCTTQLFKDGNLQPDWMFEESYIDDNHCVAVALNQNSVIPQTCVDRFIELTSEDLFRDLPEALNPDVKYWREYAGKEARPQSKRKPSS